From Mytilus edulis chromosome 8, xbMytEdul2.2, whole genome shotgun sequence, one genomic window encodes:
- the LOC139486102 gene encoding short-chain collagen C4-like, with amino-acid sequence MWFLLQQISALSSTLEKVRDIADKSYKDISSLSRDFSDFKKVKESGDANDKLTELQTKFDKSQSKLEQLGKRIDKIGDQFSNIKNTGDNYIRWGRTSCPSGGTKLMYSGFMGGGYYKDPGGPARPICLPSQPNFLKTSGGGGAFVYGTEFQSGFFGPKAKYQDVPCAVCEVQAGSKTIMIPGRYKCYPGWKREYYGNLAAGYAKNNNHASAYICIDLKPEYIHGGNGGSNKANFLHDVVVRCGSLPCPPYHEGYPLPCVVCSK; translated from the exons ATGTGGTTCTTATTGCAACAAATAAGTGCGTTAAGCTCCACGTTGGAAAAAGTACGTGATATTGCTGACAAAAGCTATAAAGATATCTCGTCCCTTTCTCGTGACTTTTCAGACTTTAAGAAAGTAAAAGAATCAGGCGATGCAAATGATAAATTAACCGAACTTCAAACTAAGTTCGACAAAAGTCAAAGTAAACTTGAGCAGCTTGGAAAAAGAATCGACAAGATTGGTGATCAGTTCAGCAATATAAAAA ATACCGGAGACAATTACATACGCTGGGGAAGAACATCTTGCCCGTCAGGTGGAACAAAACTTATGTACTCTG GTTTTATGGGTGGAGGATATTATAAGGACCCCGGAGGTCCAGCGCGTCCAATTTGTCTTCCCTCTCAGCCAAATTTCTTAAAAACGTCTGGAGGAGGTGGAGCTTTTGTGTACGGTACAGAATTTCAATCGGGTTTCTTTGGGCCTAAAGCTAAATACCAGGATGTTCCATGTGCTGTGTGTGAAGTCCAGGCAGGTTCTAAAACAATTATGATTCCTGGTAGATATAAGTGCTATCCTGGTTGGAAGAGAGAATATTATGGAAACCTAGCTGCCGGTTATGCAAAAAACAACAACCATGCTTCGGCATACATATGCATTGATTTGAAACCGGAATACATTCATGGTGGCAATGGTGGGAGTAATAAAGCTAATTTTCTCCATGACGTTGTTGTGAGATGTGGTTCTTTACCCTGCCCTCCTTATCACGAAGGGTATCCACTGCCTTGCGTCGTATGTTCTAAATGA